A window of the Hordeum vulgare subsp. vulgare chromosome 5H, MorexV3_pseudomolecules_assembly, whole genome shotgun sequence genome harbors these coding sequences:
- the LOC123398310 gene encoding E3 ubiquitin protein ligase DRIP2-like, whose amino-acid sequence MGYAPGLARVPRALLAPCVTCPLCRGYFREASAFSECGHTFCRECIMKKIDEEEIEACPVCDVALGITPEEKLRADISIQAIRNNLFPPKVEVDAVEAPTITLPAKRKERSISSLVEIPKVATQSTLTGRRTKAARRTIISHKFSLGKLPNKSEDRNQTVEKALELKSTKMTTSANKKQNSVDISEDGKNHETIDKEELEKPLQSLVVASAKKSQKSSSCHEESHKNKTTTEDGPRESPEADPHDSITTQVWFSLVTSPNQVEAKLLPQLEKNFYRIKDGTMRVSSILRLIMKKLELASDDKVEILCHDKPVCPSTTLHGLLKRWLSCKAKDEVQRPVGAPANEFVMELRYRRCPAPRPLCCTMKTSSLPCHCST is encoded by the exons atGGGGTACGCGCCGGGGCTAGCTCGCGTGCCGCGGGCGCTGCTCGCCCCCTGCGTCACCTGCCCGCTCTGCAGGGGCTACTTCCGCGAGGCCAGCGCCTTCTCCGAGTGCGGCCACACCT TTTGCCGGGAGTGTATTATGAAGAAAATAGATGAGGAGGAGATCGAAGCCTGCCCAGTATGCGACGTTGCCCTTGGGATCACTCCAGAAGAGAAACTCAG GGCTGATATAAGTATTCAGGCTATCAGGAATAATCTGTTTCCACCTAAGGTAGAAGTTGATGCAGTTGAGGCTCCAACTATTACATTGCCAGCAAAGAGAAAAGAGAGGTCCATTTCTTCCTTGGTTGAAATACCAAAGGTGGCAACACAGTCTACTCTGACAGGACGGAGAACCAAAGCTGCAAGAAGGACTATCATATCTCACAAGTTTTCTCTCGGTAAATTGCCAAATAAATCTGAAGACCGCAATCAGACGGTTGAGAAGGCCTTGGAACTGAAATCTACCAAGATGACAACATCTGCAAATAAAAAGCAG AACAGTGTAGATATTTCTGAAGATGGAAAGAATCACGAGACGATTGACAAGGAAGAGCTTGAGAAGCCTTTGCAGAGTTTAGTCGTGGCAAGTGCAAAGAAATCGCAAAAATCAAGTTCTTGTCACGAGGAAAGTCACAAAAATAAAACAACCACAGAGGATGGTCCGAGGGAAAGCCCAGAAGCAGACCCGCATGATAGCATAACTACCCAAGTCTGGTTTTCACTAGTCACTTCACCGAACCA GGTTGAAGCTAAACTGCTGCCTCAGCTAGAAAAGAATTTCTACAGAATTAA AGATGGAACTATGCGGGTGTCCTCCATATTGAGGCTGATTATGAAAAAACTCGAGCTAGCAAGTGACGATAAG GTGGAGATCTTATGCCATGACAAGCCGGTCTGCCCCTCGACGACGCTGCACGGCCTACTCAAGCGGTGGCTGAGCTGCAAGGCGAAGGACGAGGTGCAGAGGCCGGTGGGTGCTCCGGCGAATGAGTTTGTGATGGAGCTGCGCTACCGCCGGTGCCCGGCGCCCAGGCCCCTGTGCTGCACGATGAAGACATCCTCCCTCCCCTGCCATTGCAGCACCTAG